The following are encoded together in the Lytechinus variegatus isolate NC3 chromosome 19, Lvar_3.0, whole genome shotgun sequence genome:
- the LOC121406074 gene encoding muscarinic acetylcholine receptor M4-like codes for MATTQIVEQVIYITMNESAVTELLPPLANLSSNTTSAGTTYEAKLDVWVVVLEFILGIIGIVGNSLVCIIIWRAKFLHNFTNYLILSLAFADLVASLSLVCNVFVLEAQLGRTPANDIAAELYCRLYSSRFLFWTSVTASVFNLVCVTYERFLAIVYPLHYPLYFTERKVGMLIAGTWIFALLQEVFAFFVNYYDRISQTCGYGYPTEAGRIFVGVLVFLLSYFLPLVVMIWAYYKIMHNLKRGAQHSSAGGGINNRGDPAILRARRKVVYVLFTVVIAFVVLWSPNQLVYLFENFGVIIVSTDHTLYKVFRLMAFSNSVINPIIYAFKYKQFRKGFRVAIMCLCTSNHIHDGQAATTELSNS; via the coding sequence ATGGCTACGACGCAAATAGTTGAGCAAGTCATTTACATAACAATGAATGAAAGTGCCGTTACAGAACTCTTACCACCTCTGGCGAACTTGTCATCGAACACGACTTCTGCAGGGACGACGTACGAGGCAAAACTAGACGTCTGGGTGGTCGTGCTCGAGTTCATCCTCGGCATCATCGGAATCGTAGGAAACTCGCTCGTCTGCATCATCATATGGAGGGCAAAGTTCCTCCACAACTTCACCAACTACCTCATTCTGAGTCTAGCCTTCGCTGATCTCGTCGCTAGCCTGAGTTTAGTGTGTAACGTGTTCGTGCTCGAAGCACAACTAGGCAGGACACCAGCGAACGATATTGCCGCTGAGCTGTACTGCAGACTCTACTCCAGCCGTTTCTTGTTCTGGACCAGCGTCACAGCTTCGGTCTTTAATCTTGTATGCGTGACATATGAACGTTTTCTTGCCATCGTGTACCCGTTACACTACCCATTGTACTTTACTGAGAGAAAAGTTGGCATGCTCATAGCTGGAACGTGGATATTTGCTCTTCTACAAGAAGTATTCGCCTTTTTCGTTAACTATTACGACAGGATCAGCCAAACATGTGGCTACGGCTATCCCACAGAAGCTGGACGTATATTCGTAGGCGTGCTTGTGTTTCTTCTCTCGTATTTCTTACCGCTTGTTGTCATGATATGGGCCTACTACAAGATCATGCACAATTTGAAACGAGGCGCGCAACATTCGTCTGCGGGAGGGGGTATCAATAACCGCGGTGACCCCGCCATCTTGCGCGCGCGTCGCAAAGTAGTTTACGTACTCTTTACTGTAGTCATCGCGTTTGTCGTGTTATGGAGTCCAAATCAGCTTGTATATCTCTTTGAAAACTTTGGTGTGATAATCGTCTCAACAGACCATACCCTTTACAAAGTATTTCGTCTCATGGCGTTCTCAAACTCTGTCATCAATCCCATCATCTATGCGTTTAAATACAAGCAATTTCGGAAGGGGTTTCGAGTGGCGATTATGTGTCTGTGCACGTCGAACCACATCCATGACGGGCAAGCTGCCACCACGGAACTGTCCAATTCATGA